A segment of the Streptomyces sp. XD-27 genome:
CCGGGCTGCGGCTGCACCGCGAGAGCGCCGAACGGATCGCCCAGGACGCGGGCAAGGCCAAGGCGATGCTTGCGGTCCCGTCGCTGGCGCGGCGGCTCGGCGTGCCGGACCAGGTGGCCCAGGAAGCGCTGCGCAGCGACGCGCGGCTGAACGAGCTCACCAGTTCACCGCGCTTCGTCGAGGCTCTGATGCGGGTGAACCTGGTCGACGCGGTCACCGAGCACCCATGGGTGCTCGAGCGGATCGGCATCGACCCGAAACTGGCGGCGGCCCTGATCCGGCTCCAGCCGCCAGAGCTGTCGGAGCGACTGGCGCTCTCCTTCCAGCTCCCCGAGAAGGCGGGTGACCTGCGGCTGCGGAACATCACCGTCGAGCGCGACGGCATCCGCGCCGACCTGGCCGGCGACCACCTGGACTTCGGCAAGGCGAAGGAATAGGGCGGTCGCCGCCGGTGCTGTGCGGGCTATTTGCGGGTGAACACGTCGCTGGGACTACCGTCGTCCCAGGTGAGCGTGAGCCGCTGCCCGCCCTCGCTGAGCACGGCCTTGCCGGTCGAGGTCTCGCCCCCGACGGTGGCCCTGGTGGTCATGTCGGCGTTGATCGTCCCAGACAGGGATTTGCCGCCGTAGTTCACGGTGAAGGATGTGCCGCTCACGGTCAGGACGACCGCCTTGCCGTTCGGATCACGCGCTATGGAGTACCAGGCGCCCTGCGCGCCGCTCGCCTGGCTGCCGCCTCCGCTCGTCGCCGCGGGCTTGGAGGGCGCGGCAGGCCGAGTCGGCTTCGGCTTCGGCTTGGCGGACGGGGCCCCACCGGTACGGCTCGGGCTCGGGGACTTGGCCCCGCTCGTGCCGCTGGGCATGGGCGACTTGGCGCCGTCCGTAGCGCTCGGGCTGGCGCTGGGCGACGTGGTGTCGGCTCCGCCGCTCGGCCGGCTGCTGCCCGACTCGGACGTGCCCGAAGCCCCCGAGTCCTCGTCGTCGCCGCCGCAACCGGTCAGGGTGAGTGCCAGCACCGCGACAGCGGCAGTGGCGATTGACTGTATTTTTCGCACCGGATTCCTTGTCACAGGTAAAGCCAATTCGCTGTGAGCCTGTCACAGGAAACAAGCCGGAATCCAGGCCAACAAACCTGTTCCATTGGTTAGTTGTGCTGCACTGCGGATCAGAGAGGCGCAGGTCAGAAGGGGTGGGTCAGAAAGGGGCAGCCGACCCCGGCAGCCGGACCCGTGCGACCGTGCCCCCGCCCGGCGCGGGCCGCAGTGCCACCTCGCCGCCCGCCGAGTGGACCGTACGTGCCACGATGGACAGGCCCAGCCCCGAGCCCGGCAGGCTGCGGGCGGACGGGGAACGCCAGAAGCGGTCGAAGACGTGGGGCAGTTCCTCCTCCAGGATGCCGGGGCCGTGGTCCCGGACCGTGAACTCGCCGTCGGCCAGGGCGACCTCGACCGTCCCGCCACGCGGGCTGAACTTCACCGCGTTGTCCAGCAGGTTCACCAGCGCCCGCTCCAGCGCCGCCGGTTCGGCCCGTACGTACCACGGATCCAGCGCGGCGGTGAACGCCACCTCCGCGCCGCGCAGCCGGGCCCGCTCCAGCGCCGCCTCCGCCACCTCGTGCACCGCCACCACCTGCACCGGGCCGCTGCCGGGCGCCGCGTCCGGGCGGGAGAGCTCCTGGAGATCACCGATGAGCGCGGCCAGTTCGGACATCTGGGCGGTGACACTGGCCAGCAGCGCCCTGCGGTCCTCCGGCGGCAGCGCGCGCCCGGTCTCCTCGCTGCGCGCCAGCAGTTCGATGTTGGTACGCAGCGAGGTCAGCGGGGTGCGCAGCTCGTGCCCCGCGTCCGCGATCAACTGCTGCTGCCGGTCGCGGGAGGAGGCGAGCGCCGCCGTCATGGCGTTGAACGAGCGCGACAGGCGGGCGATCTCGTCCTCTCCCTCCGCGGGGATGCGGACCGCCAGGTCCTCGGTGCGGGCCACGTGCTCCACGGCGTCGGTGAGCCGGTCCACCGGTTTCAGGCCGGTCCGGGCGACCCACAGCCCGGCCGTCGCCGAGAGGACGACCCCGCCGCCCGCGACGGTCAGCAGCACCAGGGCGAGGGTGTCCAGCGGCCGGGTGACCTCGGCCAGCGGACGGGACACCGACACGGTCAGGTCACCGGTCCGGCCGTCCGGAAAGGTGACCTGGACGTGCTCGGTACGGACCCGGACCTCCCGGCCGTCCGCGGTGGTGCCGTCGTGCGTGGCGTCGGTGAAGAGCGGGGCGCGGGCCACGTCGACGTCCTCGCGCGTCACCCGTACCCGGTCCGAGCCCGGCGCGACGCAGGGAATGCCGTCTTCGCCGACGACCTGCACATTGGCCGCGCCGGGCCGCAGATCGCGGGAGCCCTGGCTGCCGGTCGTGCAGTCGTAGTCCCGCAGCCGGCCGAGGTCGATCCGCCGTACGTCGTCCCGCAACCGGTCGTCCAGCGCGCTGACGAGCTGGTCGCGGGTGACGAACCAGCAGGCCAGCGCCGAGATCGCGACGGCGAGGGCCACCGCCGCCGCGGTCAGCAGCGCCAGCCGGGAGCGCAGCGGCAGCCGCCGGAACCACCGGATCACGGCGTCCCGTCCCGTCCGGGGCCGGGGGCACTGCCGGGACTCGGGGCGCTGCCGGGGCCGTCCCCGCCGCGCAGGACGTAGCCCACCCCGCGCACGGTGTTCACCAGCCGCGGCTCGCCGCCCAGTTCGGTCTTGCGACGCAGATACATCACGTACACGTCCAGGGAGTTGGACGACGGCTCGAAGTCGAAGCCCCAGACCGCCTTGAGGATCTGCTCGCGGGTGAGCACCTGGCGCGGGTGGGCCAGGAAGAGCTCCAGCAGCGTGAACTCGGTGCGGGTCAGCTCCACCTGCCGCGCGCCCCGCGTCACCTCCCGCGTCGACAGGTCCATTCGCAGATCCGCGAAGGACAGGACGTCGCCGCCGGCCTGGTCCGCCCGACCGGGCACCGCCCCGCCGCCCGCCGCCGTGGCGTACGCGCTGCGGCGCAGCAGCGCGCGGATCCGGGCCAGCAGCTCGTCCAGCTCGAAGGGCTTGACCAGGTAGTCGTCGGCGCCCGAGTCGAGACCGGTGACCCGGTCGCCGACCGTGTCGCGCGCGGTCAGCATCAGGATGGGCACGGTGACGCCGCCGGCGCGCAACCGGCGGGCGGCGGTCAGCCCGTCCATGCGCGGCATCAGCACGTCGAGGACGATCAGCTCGGGGTCGCAGCGGCCGACCTTCTCCAGCGCGTCCAGCCCGTCGACGGCGGTCTCGGTGCGGTAGCCCTCGAAGGCCAGGCTGCGCCGCAGCGCCTCGCGGACGGCCGGTTCGTCGTCGACGATCAGCACGCGGGAGGACTGCTCGGCGGGCTCGACGGTGCTCATCGGATGTCTACCTCGGGGTCCTGACGGGTCGCGCGGTCACCCGTCCAGCGTGCCACGGATGCCCTCAGCTCCCGCCGTCGCGCAGCGCGTCCAGGTCGGCGGTCACCGTGTCGACGGGGATGGCGAAGCCGAGTCCGACGCTGCCCGCGCTGCCGGACGACTGCGCGCCCGAGGGCGAGTACATCGCCGAGTTGATCCCGATGATCTGGCCCTTCATGTTGATCAGGGCGCCGCCGGAGTTGCCCGGGTTGAGCGAGGCGTCGGTCTGGATGGCCTTGTACGTGGTGGTGGAGGAGCCCACGTCGCCGTTGTAGCGGCCGCCGCCGAACTCGAACGGCCACCGGCCGGAGCCGTCTCCCTGCCGGCCCTGGCTCTCGTCGGTGGAGACGGTGACGTCCCGGTCGAGGGCGGAGACGATGCC
Coding sequences within it:
- a CDS encoding cell wall metabolism sensor histidine kinase WalK — encoded protein: MIRWFRRLPLRSRLALLTAAAVALAVAISALACWFVTRDQLVSALDDRLRDDVRRIDLGRLRDYDCTTGSQGSRDLRPGAANVQVVGEDGIPCVAPGSDRVRVTREDVDVARAPLFTDATHDGTTADGREVRVRTEHVQVTFPDGRTGDLTVSVSRPLAEVTRPLDTLALVLLTVAGGGVVLSATAGLWVARTGLKPVDRLTDAVEHVARTEDLAVRIPAEGEDEIARLSRSFNAMTAALASSRDRQQQLIADAGHELRTPLTSLRTNIELLARSEETGRALPPEDRRALLASVTAQMSELAALIGDLQELSRPDAAPGSGPVQVVAVHEVAEAALERARLRGAEVAFTAALDPWYVRAEPAALERALVNLLDNAVKFSPRGGTVEVALADGEFTVRDHGPGILEEELPHVFDRFWRSPSARSLPGSGLGLSIVARTVHSAGGEVALRPAPGGGTVARVRLPGSAAPF
- a CDS encoding response regulator transcription factor encodes the protein MSTVEPAEQSSRVLIVDDEPAVREALRRSLAFEGYRTETAVDGLDALEKVGRCDPELIVLDVLMPRMDGLTAARRLRAGGVTVPILMLTARDTVGDRVTGLDSGADDYLVKPFELDELLARIRALLRRSAYATAAGGGAVPGRADQAGGDVLSFADLRMDLSTREVTRGARQVELTRTEFTLLELFLAHPRQVLTREQILKAVWGFDFEPSSNSLDVYVMYLRRKTELGGEPRLVNTVRGVGYVLRGGDGPGSAPSPGSAPGPGRDGTP